DNA from Solanum stenotomum isolate F172 chromosome 3, ASM1918654v1, whole genome shotgun sequence:
GCAGGATGGCTCTCACAACAAAAAGACCACATCTCAAATATGGATATACAAGCTGTGGTTGAGTACACCGGGTATGTTTCTTAGTAATTTACAGCAGTTTTGATGTCACTCCGACAATAATGTCGGACATCAACTAATCCACATGCAAAAGAGAAGCATAATCAGTGTCTTGCAAAGTTAGTCTACCTAAGTACAATTCACTAATATGGTCAGAGCATAAAGGGATGCATCTCTTATTCAGATTCTCGTGTATAGCACCCATTCCTGGAACCCACTTACTTCGATCAAACAAATCCAAATTAAGAAGATTCTGAAGTAACCTAATTCGGTAGACAATAGTATCTCTTCTGTCACAAAAATGAGCAGCACAACAGTAAGAGGGCTCATCAGAAGCTAATCTAATCAATGTCATCCCCAGAGAACCATCCACAGGATTTGGATCAATGAGATCATTATCTCCCATCATTTTGACTTCCCTTTCTGTGGGAAAATACATTTCTTCGACCCCATCAACATCAGAAACTTTCAGATCCTTGGTGTAATGTCTGATTGCTTCCTTCTTTGAGGACTCATGCTTCTCTGCTAAAGTCAAGATGCACGAGAATCTTAAATGATAAGATACTATAATCTTCAACTTTCTGAAGTTGTGGCAGCAGCAAAAGAAATCAAGCCACCTTCTCCCAATACCAGCATACCACTTGATGATATCAGCATCTTCAAGAACCATAAGTAAACTAATCGGCCTAGGACGGCCCATATGATTTGTAAATCCAATCAGTTTGACTGCCTTCTTAACAATTTCTAAGGGCGCCTCAACTTTTATGCATAACTTTGTCAGATCTGCCACCGTTTGATCAGAGTATTTCcgctcctcttcttcctctgcTATCTTTACTTGTTCCTCTAACATCCTTTTTGCTTTGATGGGATTTAAGTACCTGTCAACTTGCTCTTGAAAGTTGTCATAAGCATCTACGAGTTCAAGGGGCAGTTGATCTCTGATCCTTTTCAAAGAAAGGAAGTCACCAGCTGAGAGCATCCGGTGCCATTCCCAACGATCATCGACAGATTCCAAAAAGTCTTGCATTACCTCTTCAGCCCAAGAATCAAAGATTTGGTTGACTTCGCTCTCAATCTGGAAATCAGTTTTGAAACCATTGGCCCGCTTCATTTTCTTAAATACATGACTGAATATCTTCATTCCCAATTTCTTCCTATTACTCTCTTTAGCATTTCTCAACTCCAAAGCTCTAACTTCTTTCTGCCGGAGGTACTTCTTCCTCGCCCTAATCGCCTTTTGTGACATTGGTGGGTGCAAGACAGACGGCTTAACTGCCTGAAGCTCCATCCCCAAAAATTCTATCTTCTCAGAAGTAGCACTATGAATAACAGTCTTAACCTTATCAATACCGAATTCCATATCTCTCTCAAGAATCTGCACAAGCCTACTCTTCAAATCCAAAGTCATCATCTTTGTCCCCGACGTGATGACCAATATCTCATCCAAATACCTAACTGCATATATCTTCAACGGCTTATAGAAAGCATTCCTCTGATATCCCTCAGCAAGGTCATTATCATCAACTCTCGGATTCTCCCGACTCGTTTTAAGCCGTAGTTCTTGAATCTCCTTATCGAAACTATTAAAGTAAATGTTAATCAAAATTGAACTCAACCCACATTCTTGAGGAAACCCTCTACCTAAACAACAACCACCCAATTGAATACTCACTATTTCAGATTCAAATAACACTTTTATCAAACCAATCAATGCCTCATCACTAATTTTCTCTTCCATAACCCTACACAACCTATCAACATGCTTATTTTCAAACTTTGCAGTATTCAAACAAACAGTAAACCACCAACTGGGGTTCTCAACAGAGTTCTTAAGGTAACGAATAGCGGTATGCCTTCCCATATTAACACGTCCACCATAACAAAATGTCACAAATCTATCATCATATATAGATTCAAGAATCATTCTTATAGCTTCAATAACTACTTTAAGCTTCAAATTAGGAAGCACAAGTGGTTTACCTTTAACTGAAGATGGAGGGATAGTAAAGCCGCAAACATTGACATCAAATTGATTTGTAGAGAGGTGATAGGAGAGTTCTTGAAGTGAGAAAAAATGAGTTGAGACAGAATCAAGAGTGAGGGTATTATTGTCATTTGGTTTGAGATTGTGGCAAGCTGTGAGGAGGAAAGAGGGTAAAGCGACAACGTTTTGAAGGAGGTTGTGAAACTTTCCATGGTGATACTGAGAGAAAACGAGGTTCTTGATATCTGATTGAGAAAGGatttttttggggttttggTAAAAGggggaagatgaagaagaaagggttGAAAAGTGGAGTTTTGGAAGTGAGAAAAGTGTAATCTTGGAAGTAAAGTGCAGTGTGGTTCTTCTGAGCATTTTCAGTTCTAATTTGAGGTTTGCTGCTGTAAATCGCCTCCGAGTGAAGAGGAACTGGTGTTGAAACTATCAGCTCGGCGCTTGAGCAGCTGCCACCGTCGCCGGCGGCGGAAGATGCAGGTGAGATGAGAGATGAGTTTGATTACTCCGACTAGGATCACGACGGGAAATCACCGGCGACGAAATCTTCAATGTGcggaaaaattttaaatttgtcttTTCTTCTATcatatttaattacttttagccttttatttttgtttcccTTACCTCTTctcccaaaatatttttatttctttactttattgaatgtttttttgaaattctactTGTAGAGGATCCACATGTAACCATCGATATTTTAAAAGGGTGTGAGCAATATATATAGCTTTCAAAGGAACATTGTGTTTTCAGTGTGTGAATGATGGATGATCAGTTGGTTTCATTCAAATATTATCGGCTCGAATGAGTGTAGATGTTTTGAAGGAACTTCTAATTACTTCCATACACATATTTAAGTCTAGATGTTTACTAAACCTTTTTGCTTGGAGATGTAAATAGCTTAGTAGATCTTTTAGATTTTGGAATTTGCATATCAAAGAGAATCTAATGTGAGGGACATAAATGATTGACATTTTGTAGTCTCACAAGCATCAAACTCTGAACGAAATTCCAGCATGATTGATATCTTCAAGCAAACAACGTAACCATGTGCGTGTTGGATAACACCCTAACAGTCATGAAAAGTGCCTATAAGGTGGGTTCGGATCAATCATAAACGGCAGAATTCTCATGCTATTTTTCTCTGACTCATCATAAATATCACCATGTGCGTGCTGGATCCTCCGAAGATTCGAACAAATAGATGAATATCATGAGTGCACAAAGAGCTGCAAGGTGGAATGTGAAAGACAAAAGAGGCCATTGGCGCATACCTCTCAATACACTCGGATGCCCCATGCTTGAAATGAGTTCCACCAAAGTTGATCTTTCTCATGCACCCAATTTTGTCCACCTTTCACCTCTGCAAGACACTATACTTCACATTGCTGTCCCAGCTATCATGAacaattagtatattttttcataagcTATCATGTAGTGTATGTTGAAACATACCAACATGGGAGTTTTAGTTTTGCATAGTAATAGTGAGATGTAAATCTCACACCTCTTAATGAGTCAATTCCACTAGGCCTAAAATGAATTCCTTTGATTTCAAATTCATGACGAAATGAAACACGTTTGTGAGCAATCTTGATTTGTGTcgtacatgattttttttctccaacAATCGTGAAaataatcaaagataaaatcatAATTACGTGATTGTGTGGCATTAGCTTCATCGTCACTACCATTGACAAGTActttatgaaaaatttcaagaaGGTGAGGGAGGTCTTTCTCAATTATcacattttctttcattttgatGTCCTCTTGCTTATCGTAAAACATTTGGAACAATAgcttttctaaaaatatattattatcatactATACAATGTACCTCCcctaaaaaaatcaataagtaAATAATACTtactagtattataataaagACATCACTTCAtcatgtataaaaataaaattactttcaaatagctaaataaaatatgataattttgagGCATATTACAAAAACATGAAGACCAATGATAAGtgaaaaagtaaatttttttgctatgtatttttaaaagaaatgttaaGTAATATATGATCACCCTCACGGTGTTGCTAAATAGTAAATATGCGATACTACAACTTGTTATTTAAGTTACTCTCAATCTTCTTATTTgtatagattaaaaaattattaagtatcattaatttattcaagaattattAAGGTCAATAATgttaattaaagaatttaacacataatttgtgTAAGATCGGTTACGCGAGCCCCAAACGTTGGGCATGCTTAGGGCGTATTGGGTGCTTAGGACGTAAGTTTTATAGAACTAAGCCTCACACTTGAGTTTCAAGACGTTTTGCTAGAACTCCGCTCCGAGCCCAACAACATCTTTTAAAACACCAATTGATATATTGGTTGAAGTATTTTCAAATCAATTAACAAACATGAATTGTTactctcaaaaaaaataattcgaAGTACAGAAAATATCATAAGAAAATCtaacttaaaaaacattaaatacgactctgctggggatcGAACCCAGAATCTCTGGTTTCGTAGACCAGCGCCTTATCCATTGGGCCACAGAGTCATTTTGGTAGTAGTGGTGAAAcgaaatgaattaaattatataataagtACTTCAAGTATATCAATTATTTGTGACAACTAACATTCTATTTGGATCGGAtgattgttatatatttttgtaaggataaactaccttattagacatacatcactactatatatactaatattatctttacttttaaacaattacatatattaccatttttagtattttataccatatattaatatattatttgaaaatactATTAAATACCCACATCCCTCAAAactattattgattaattatctgCTTAAATAACTCTTTCACTCCAAATCAACCACTATCTCTTAATTCTCCCCTCCCATGTTTATCACTCAATTATGTCTCCTACTTTCTGATTCAAGAATTTCACCTTACAATTTTATTTCAACAATAGTTAATCTACTCTCTTCTTCTCAAGATATCATCACCACAAATTCTCCTGAACCCAAATATCATTTTGTATTGTTCATTTATCACGAGTTCCAATCACAGTAACTGCTACAGTGGGTCTTGATTGTTTGTCTCCGAAAGAAATGGATCTTAGTTTTGATTATGTTATGCCACCGTGCAAAAGGATCAAAGGGAATATTGTAGAGAGTTTTTGTTTGCTGGTGTTCTTCTAAGACTTTCTTTGGTTACTGTGATATAGATGTGGTAGTACCAATATTACTTTGATATAGCCCTTGAAACATGTGTATCCAATAAGTAGTAATCTTAATTAAGATCCGAGTTGTATTTTTAGTAATGGGGTATCTgaacatgtatatatatgtatccactatatattaaatttcGGATACATGATTTTTAACAACACAGTGATATTAATGATACGACAGATACTCTACAGTCGTGATTTGTTCATAGATTCATGTGTTTCAactacatttcatatttagatacacatgaTTAAATGTATATGCTTATTATGTATTcaagatacatgtttttggatataacgtatgaaatttagatacacataattagatgtatatgcttctttttttttgtatattccatatttaaatacacataattagatgtatatgtttactatgtattcgagatacatgtttttggatataacatatgcaattgatacttgatacatcaaattcatactagatacatataaacgatacatgaaattaatatatatatagatagatagatagatagatagatagatacataaaattaatactagataagtataacaaatacatgaaattaatgttagatacttctatgatacgtatgaatgtacttgtatgatactcatgtatttaaatgtttagtttgttggatacatcatatattgataatagatacatcaaattaatgaatttattattttaagagtaataatttgaaattaatcaaattacattaccaagatatacatgtttttatcttatattaataatattaatgaatttactatttcaaagaataataagatgaaattaattatctatgtattttgaaaatcctcaattactcctctaattaagNtaataatattaatgaatttactatttcaaagaataataaaatgaaattaattatctacgtattttgaaaatcctcaattactcctctaattaaggaaataagttacaaccaattaatttaaataaataaattttgtatctcaattttaaaatttgacaaatacatgtatctcatgGATTCAGACTCATATATCCTAATCATAAAATATGgtagaggaagtaatatttgaaactattgggaatcttaataattaagacCTAAGCTAGTGGGATTTATGTGATTTGCCcttttcataatgtattgtattgtattatatagtactatgttattttaatatatataatatttgaataaaatat
Protein-coding regions in this window:
- the LOC125860962 gene encoding nuclear intron maturase 3, mitochondrial, giving the protein MLRRTTLHFTSKITLFSLPKLHFSTLSSSSSPFYQNPKKILSQSDIKNLVFSQYHHGKFHNLLQNVVALPSFLLTACHNLKPNDNNTLTLDSVSTHFFSLQELSYHLSTNQFDVNVCGFTIPPSSVKGKPLVLPNLKLKVVIEAIRMILESIYDDRFVTFCYGGRVNMGRHTAIRYLKNSVENPSWWFTVCLNTAKFENKHVDRLCRVMEEKISDEALIGLIKVLFESEIVSIQLGGCCLGRGFPQECGLSSILINIYFNSFDKEIQELRLKTSRENPRVDDNDLAEGYQRNAFYKPLKIYAVRYLDEILVITSGTKMMTLDLKSRLVQILERDMEFGIDKVKTVIHSATSEKIEFLGMELQAVKPSVLHPPMSQKAIRARKKYLRQKEVRALELRNAKESNRKKLGMKIFSHVFKKMKRANGFKTDFQIESEVNQIFDSWAEEVMQDFLESVDDRWEWHRMLSAGDFLSLKRIRDQLPLELVDAYDNFQEQVDRYLNPIKAKRMLEEQVKIAEEEEERKYSDQTVADLTKLCIKVEAPLEIVKKAVKLIGFTNHMGRPRPISLLMVLEDADIIKWYAGIGRRWLDFFCCCHNFRKLKIIVSYHLRFSCILTLAEKHESSKKEAIRHYTKDLKVSDVDGVEEMYFPTEREVKMMGDNDLIDPNPVDGSLGMTLIRLASDEPSYCCAAHFCDRRDTIVYRIRLLQNLLNLDLFDRSKWVPGMGAIHENLNKRCIPLCSDHISELYLGRLTLQDTDYASLLHVD